The proteins below are encoded in one region of Listeria swaminathanii:
- the essC gene encoding type VII secretion protein EssC, which produces MNREALLIVSNGQQCHKHHLSPERVVTIGNTIEHEITYPELAESIEVKYGEGVWNAGATALQTNQAVNVDKLAFYLCQDLHTQVYDVVTNISVAFGAGTENDVTIDDTKSDFLLLRGAKEDLFKLQVLNGEIYHNFSLVTQDCTLEPGDQLYTDGVTITIGKEDISVLAVKNRVTSKLAPLFAADNSFGEDYPDYHRSPRIIYRAPEEKISMAKPSSKPSKPTDGLIKIILPPLIMVAITVMISIFQPRGLYIIMTIAMSAVTITMAIINYVKSRKKYKIDSKQRVESYDLYLKRKTKELHETSEKQRHALTYHYPDAVELEKMALRVDSRIYEKTMFHHDFLTFRVGRGDEASSFSVEFQQEEFSQEKDELVEEAVKIKGQYLSINEVPVATDLMHGPVGYIGPRRLVLEQLQMLVMQTSLFHSYYDLQFITIFPEEEKADWDWMRWLPHANMRDVNVRGFVYHERSRDQVLNSLYQILKERKQALTEQASKQEKLYFTPHYVVLITDEKLVLDHTVMEFFNEDPSELGVSLVFVQDVMESLPEHVKTVVDIRDAKSGNIILEQGDLVNRAFVPDHLPADFDKEVISRALAPLNHLQNLKNSIPESVTFLEMYGVERVEELNIAGRWAKNETYKSLAVPLGLRGKDDIVQLNLHEKAHGPHGLVAGTTGSGKSEIIQSYIISLGVNFHPYEVAFLLIDYKGGGMANLFKNMPHLLGTITNLDGAQSMRALASIKAELQKRQRLFGEHDVNHINQYQKLYKQGKATEPMPHLFLISDEFAELKSEQPEFMKELVSTARIGRSLGIHLILATQKPSGVVDDQIWSNSKFKLALKVQNASDSNEILKTPDAAEITLPGRSYLQVGNNEIYELFQSAWSGADYVPDKESTDYIDTTIYAINDLGQYDILTEDLSGLDKKDDLTKLPSELDAVIDHIHEYTEASGIEALPRPWLPPLEEQIFLPKLHQVNTEELWSAEKQPLQATIGFLDIPQMQAQEPLTIDLAKDGHLAVFSSPGFGKSTFLQSLTMDLARQHNPERLHIYLLDLGTNGLLPLKKLPHVADTIMVDEEIKIGKLIRRLYQELKIRKQKLSQYGVANISMYERASGEEIPSILLVIDAYDSISQADYKDTLEKIVAQIAREGAGVGIHLVTSAVRQSAIRVQVLANIKNQISLYLIDQNEAKSIVGRTDLKIEEIPGRGLVKIEDPTSFQAALPVVGSDTLEIIDKVQKESQVMRNLWKGSLPISIPMVPEEFSIKQFLNMDKTKEYLDIYGELPIGIDFEYAEAVKVALYKQNLVVVTTTSQGLIEKLNSIINILTKKRDVETTVIDQKAMELISINDNVSDYITDIESVETFIEDIYDDYKDREAAFQEEIQQSNGQSSPIEFYKKYTAKCIIFNGFIQIQNDLSTRTQGQLLELLKQEGKTGIWFVIGNEIGIIGKAYGDLANKVKESKLVILAMRVTDQTVFSTINRIVQEQQLRKGEVYLITNNQPQKVKIGV; this is translated from the coding sequence ATGAATAGAGAGGCTTTATTAATTGTTAGTAACGGGCAGCAATGTCATAAACACCACTTGTCCCCTGAAAGAGTCGTGACAATTGGTAATACAATCGAACACGAAATCACTTACCCAGAACTGGCGGAGTCGATTGAAGTTAAATACGGCGAAGGAGTTTGGAATGCGGGCGCGACTGCACTCCAAACGAACCAAGCTGTGAACGTAGACAAATTAGCATTTTACCTGTGCCAAGATTTACACACGCAAGTATATGATGTCGTAACGAATATTTCTGTGGCATTTGGCGCCGGAACTGAAAATGATGTCACGATAGATGATACAAAGTCAGACTTCTTACTTTTACGTGGTGCCAAAGAAGATCTGTTTAAACTGCAAGTGTTAAATGGCGAAATTTATCATAACTTTTCTTTAGTAACGCAAGATTGCACATTAGAGCCGGGTGACCAGCTTTATACGGACGGTGTGACGATTACAATCGGAAAAGAAGATATTAGTGTGCTAGCTGTGAAAAATCGTGTGACGAGCAAATTAGCGCCTTTATTTGCTGCGGATAATTCTTTTGGTGAAGACTATCCAGATTACCACCGTTCACCGCGGATTATTTACCGTGCGCCAGAAGAAAAAATTAGCATGGCGAAACCGTCAAGCAAGCCCTCAAAACCAACAGACGGCTTAATTAAAATTATTTTACCACCACTGATTATGGTTGCGATTACGGTAATGATTTCCATTTTCCAACCACGTGGACTTTATATTATCATGACCATCGCAATGTCAGCTGTGACAATCACAATGGCGATTATTAACTACGTAAAATCACGCAAAAAATACAAAATCGACTCGAAACAACGAGTGGAAAGCTATGATTTGTATTTAAAACGGAAAACAAAAGAACTACACGAAACAAGCGAAAAACAACGACACGCCTTAACGTATCACTATCCAGATGCAGTGGAGCTTGAGAAAATGGCGCTACGAGTAGATTCACGTATTTATGAAAAAACAATGTTCCACCACGATTTCCTGACTTTCCGAGTTGGCCGCGGCGACGAAGCAAGTAGCTTTTCCGTGGAATTCCAACAAGAAGAGTTTAGCCAAGAAAAAGATGAACTTGTCGAAGAAGCTGTGAAAATCAAAGGACAATATTTATCTATCAATGAAGTTCCAGTAGCGACAGATTTAATGCACGGACCAGTTGGTTACATTGGGCCGCGCCGTTTAGTTCTAGAGCAACTTCAAATGTTAGTAATGCAAACTTCCCTTTTCCATAGTTATTACGATTTGCAATTTATTACCATTTTCCCAGAAGAAGAAAAGGCGGATTGGGACTGGATGCGCTGGTTGCCGCATGCGAATATGCGTGATGTGAATGTACGTGGATTTGTTTATCACGAACGTTCGCGCGATCAAGTGTTGAACTCGCTTTATCAAATTTTAAAAGAGCGTAAACAAGCGCTTACTGAACAAGCAAGCAAACAAGAAAAATTATATTTCACGCCACATTATGTGGTTTTAATTACCGACGAAAAATTAGTACTCGATCACACAGTTATGGAATTCTTCAATGAAGATCCAAGCGAACTAGGTGTTTCTTTAGTGTTCGTACAGGACGTAATGGAGAGCTTGCCTGAACACGTGAAGACGGTCGTAGATATTCGTGACGCGAAGAGCGGGAACATTATTTTGGAGCAAGGCGACCTTGTAAACCGAGCATTTGTCCCAGACCATTTGCCAGCAGATTTTGACAAAGAAGTAATCAGCCGTGCCCTTGCGCCGTTGAACCATCTTCAAAACTTGAAAAACTCGATTCCAGAATCCGTTACTTTCCTTGAAATGTACGGCGTGGAGCGCGTTGAAGAGCTAAATATTGCCGGCCGCTGGGCGAAAAATGAAACCTATAAGAGTCTTGCTGTACCACTTGGCTTGCGCGGAAAAGACGATATCGTTCAACTGAATTTACATGAAAAAGCTCACGGGCCGCATGGTTTGGTAGCCGGAACAACTGGTTCTGGTAAATCAGAAATCATTCAGTCGTACATTATCTCACTGGGCGTCAATTTCCACCCATATGAAGTCGCATTCTTGCTGATTGACTATAAGGGCGGCGGAATGGCGAACTTATTTAAAAATATGCCACATTTACTTGGAACAATTACAAACTTGGACGGCGCGCAATCGATGCGTGCACTAGCTTCCATCAAAGCCGAATTGCAAAAAAGGCAACGGTTATTTGGCGAGCACGATGTCAACCACATCAACCAATACCAAAAACTATACAAACAAGGAAAAGCGACCGAACCAATGCCGCATTTATTCCTTATTTCAGATGAGTTCGCCGAGTTGAAATCAGAACAACCAGAATTCATGAAAGAACTCGTTTCGACAGCACGTATCGGTCGTTCCCTAGGTATCCATTTAATCCTAGCAACCCAAAAACCAAGCGGCGTCGTGGATGACCAAATCTGGTCCAACTCCAAATTCAAACTGGCCCTAAAAGTACAAAACGCCAGCGATTCAAACGAAATTTTGAAAACACCAGACGCAGCAGAAATCACACTACCAGGTCGTTCGTACTTGCAAGTTGGTAATAATGAGATTTACGAATTGTTCCAAAGTGCGTGGAGTGGCGCGGATTACGTGCCGGATAAGGAAAGCACGGATTATATTGATACAACCATTTATGCGATTAATGACTTGGGTCAGTATGATATTTTGACGGAGGATTTGAGTGGATTAGATAAGAAGGATGATTTGACGAAATTGCCGAGTGAGTTAGACGCGGTTATTGATCATATTCATGAGTATACGGAAGCTTCTGGGATTGAGGCGTTGCCGAGACCTTGGTTGCCACCGCTTGAGGAACAAATTTTCTTACCTAAATTACATCAAGTGAATACTGAAGAGCTATGGAGCGCCGAGAAACAACCGCTTCAAGCAACAATTGGCTTTTTAGACATACCACAAATGCAAGCGCAAGAGCCATTAACAATTGATTTGGCAAAAGATGGGCATTTAGCTGTATTCTCTAGTCCAGGTTTCGGGAAATCGACTTTCCTGCAATCCCTAACAATGGACTTAGCAAGACAGCATAACCCAGAAAGATTGCATATTTATTTACTAGATTTAGGAACAAACGGATTATTGCCATTGAAAAAATTACCACATGTTGCTGATACGATTATGGTAGATGAAGAAATTAAGATTGGTAAACTTATTCGTCGCTTATATCAAGAATTAAAAATTAGAAAACAAAAATTGAGTCAATACGGAGTTGCTAATATATCCATGTACGAACGAGCAAGTGGTGAAGAAATACCAAGCATTTTATTGGTAATCGATGCGTATGATTCCATTTCTCAAGCGGATTATAAAGATACTCTTGAGAAAATAGTGGCACAAATTGCCCGAGAAGGTGCAGGGGTCGGAATACATCTGGTTACTAGTGCTGTTCGTCAAAGTGCTATACGAGTTCAAGTATTGGCAAACATAAAGAATCAAATTTCGCTTTATTTAATAGATCAAAATGAAGCAAAAAGTATTGTGGGACGAACGGATTTGAAAATTGAAGAGATTCCAGGAAGAGGGTTGGTTAAAATAGAAGATCCGACATCTTTCCAAGCAGCATTACCTGTTGTTGGTTCTGATACGTTAGAAATTATTGATAAGGTACAAAAAGAAAGTCAAGTTATGAGGAATTTATGGAAAGGAAGCCTTCCAATCTCTATTCCAATGGTTCCAGAGGAGTTTTCTATAAAACAATTCTTGAACATGGATAAAACAAAGGAATATTTAGATATATATGGAGAGCTCCCAATAGGAATTGATTTTGAATATGCAGAAGCTGTGAAAGTTGCGTTATATAAGCAAAATCTTGTTGTCGTTACAACTACATCTCAAGGATTAATTGAAAAGTTGAATTCGATTATTAACATTTTAACTAAAAAAAGAGATGTAGAAACCACAGTTATTGATCAAAAAGCAATGGAATTAATCAGTATCAATGATAATGTAAGTGATTATATAACTGATATCGAATCAGTAGAAACATTTATAGAGGATATATATGATGATTATAAAGATAGAGAAGCTGCATTCCAAGAGGAAATTCAGCAGTCTAACGGACAAAGTAGCCCAATAGAGTTTTATAAAAAATATACGGCAAAATGTATTATTTTCAACGGTTTCATACAAATACAAAATGATTTATCTACCAGGACACAAGGGCAACTATTAGAACTATTGAAACAAGAAGGAAAGACAGGCATTTGGTTTGTTATAGGAAATGAGATAGGCATCATCGGTAAAGCTTATGGAGATTTAGCAAATAAAGTCAAAGAGAGTAAATTAGTAATCTTAGCAATGCGTGTTACAGATCAGACAGTATTTAGTACCATAAATAGAATAGTACAGGAACAGCAATTGAGAAAAGGAGAAGTATATTTAATTACCAATAATCAACCTCAAAAAGTGAAAATAGGAGTATAA
- the essB gene encoding type VII secretion protein EssB yields the protein MNKTTEMDGTAYDFTYEDLVWSITFPKSKTHAKELAQLELLEKPATHFTPAKISSDSDSYTISYEIDKRTYGFEQIRKMEREDKLRALRNIADLSELLNTRYTFFLHPDNLIFDINLVPNIVHRGIKNILPPYELTEEAFFKQYQCFVIAMFSKKFSFENLYNGSLTGARGTQFEKSILDAKTIQDIADILEEAYVKEHAAAQKNMASVPKKKYGTFRGLAVGFIIVAILLAVPVTYFAFVKVPLQNDLLTANENFLKTDYDKVITGLENVDPEKMPQSVQYELAYAYVNGEKMSDKKKENIMNTISLKSDAKNLLYWIYNGRGEFKESLDIAKLLDDPTLAMYSLTKQIEQVQSDTKLSGDEKVEKLKTLEDSLKEYDEKVNEKTTTEDATTNTETK from the coding sequence ATGAATAAGACAACAGAAATGGATGGAACAGCTTACGATTTTACTTATGAGGATTTAGTTTGGAGCATTACGTTCCCGAAATCAAAAACACACGCCAAAGAACTGGCGCAATTAGAACTATTAGAAAAACCTGCAACACATTTTACACCTGCAAAAATTTCGAGTGATAGCGATTCTTATACAATTTCTTATGAGATTGACAAACGCACTTACGGATTTGAACAAATTCGGAAAATGGAACGTGAAGACAAACTACGCGCACTACGCAATATTGCTGATTTAAGTGAATTATTAAATACGCGCTATACGTTCTTTTTACACCCAGATAATTTGATTTTCGATATTAACCTAGTACCAAATATTGTTCATCGCGGTATTAAAAATATTTTACCGCCATATGAATTAACTGAAGAAGCGTTTTTTAAACAATACCAATGCTTCGTTATTGCGATGTTTTCTAAGAAATTTTCTTTTGAAAACTTGTACAATGGTTCGCTAACAGGTGCAAGAGGAACGCAATTTGAGAAGAGTATTTTGGATGCGAAAACGATTCAAGATATTGCCGATATTTTAGAAGAAGCTTACGTGAAAGAACATGCGGCTGCTCAAAAAAATATGGCAAGCGTACCGAAGAAAAAATACGGAACTTTCCGCGGATTGGCTGTCGGTTTTATAATTGTAGCTATTTTACTTGCAGTCCCAGTAACTTATTTTGCCTTCGTTAAAGTACCACTGCAAAACGATTTACTAACAGCAAACGAGAATTTCCTGAAAACCGACTACGATAAAGTAATCACAGGTCTAGAAAACGTTGACCCAGAAAAAATGCCTCAATCCGTACAATACGAACTAGCATATGCTTACGTTAACGGCGAAAAAATGAGCGATAAAAAGAAAGAAAATATTATGAACACAATCAGCTTAAAATCTGATGCGAAAAACTTACTTTATTGGATTTATAATGGCCGTGGCGAATTTAAAGAATCACTTGATATTGCCAAACTTTTAGATGATCCAACGCTTGCGATGTACAGTTTAACAAAACAAATTGAACAAGTACAAAGTGATACAAAACTAAGCGGTGATGAGAAAGTAGAAAAACTAAAAACATTAGAAGATAGCTTAAAAGAATACGATGAAAAAGTAAACGAAAAAACAACAACTGAAGATGCAACAACAAATACAGAAACAAAATAA
- a CDS encoding EsaB/YukD family protein, giving the protein MAKNTHMNVTVDFTNWGASKYDLRIPVHQPIKALIINLAETLKIEYKDLSKCTIKTTNKAILLSDDDKLTNFQIADGDILEIL; this is encoded by the coding sequence ATGGCTAAAAACACACATATGAATGTGACAGTTGATTTCACTAATTGGGGAGCAAGTAAATATGATTTGCGAATTCCGGTGCATCAACCAATCAAAGCACTAATTATCAATTTGGCAGAGACGCTCAAAATCGAGTATAAGGATTTGTCCAAATGTACGATAAAAACAACGAATAAAGCAATTCTACTAAGCGATGACGATAAATTAACTAATTTTCAAATTGCGGACGGAGATATTTTAGAAATTTTATAG
- the essA gene encoding type VII secretion protein EssA: MKFKLAGLLLLLCFAYAPSALAADSDSYLENSGKMDIKTDRLQKTEEEKTKELEQMEETELDKNGIPLFTDEMDEKIAKQKAAEKAEYDRIKDSLFEEEPTAGETVEKTKAKLFTGKYETTAVNTEIAAAETTVEDETKKTKQKTVGGAIAGTLVALAGGIYVAARNVFE, translated from the coding sequence ATGAAATTTAAACTAGCAGGACTGCTGTTACTATTGTGTTTCGCCTATGCTCCTAGTGCGCTCGCTGCGGATTCGGATAGTTATCTTGAAAATAGCGGGAAAATGGACATCAAAACAGACAGACTCCAAAAAACAGAAGAAGAAAAAACAAAAGAACTAGAGCAGATGGAAGAAACGGAGCTCGATAAAAACGGAATTCCACTTTTTACTGACGAAATGGATGAAAAAATCGCCAAACAAAAAGCGGCAGAAAAAGCAGAATACGACCGAATTAAAGACTCGCTTTTTGAAGAAGAACCAACTGCTGGAGAAACGGTGGAAAAAACGAAAGCGAAGTTGTTTACAGGTAAATATGAAACAACCGCGGTCAACACCGAAATAGCTGCTGCAGAAACGACCGTAGAAGACGAAACTAAAAAGACCAAACAAAAAACAGTTGGCGGAGCAATTGCTGGAACACTTGTGGCTTTAGCAGGTGGGATTTATGTGGCGGCGCGCAATGTTTTTGAATAG